A stretch of the Malus domestica chromosome 08, GDT2T_hap1 genome encodes the following:
- the LOC139198092 gene encoding uncharacterized protein codes for MANLAKLDFAALDITRKNYLTWVLDTKIHLEAANLRDTIREESSSSSHDRAKAMIFIRRHLDEALKSEYLTVEDPLALWKALRNRYNHQTTVILPRARYDWTHLRIQDFKSVAEYNSALFRITFQMKLYRDTITKEMLLEKTFSTFHASNMLL; via the coding sequence atggcaaacttggcaaagcttgattttgctgccctggacattactaggaagaattaccttacctgggtactggataccaagatccatctggaagcagcGAATCTTAGAGATACCATCAGGGAGGAGAGTAGCTCATCCTCTCATGATCGGGCGAAGGCCATGATTTTTATTCGtcgccatcttgatgaggcactaaagagcgagtacttaacggttgaagatccgttagccCTCTGGAAGGCCTTGAGaaacagatacaatcaccagacaacagtgattcttccaagagctcgctatgactggactcacctaaggatccaggatttcaagtcagtagctgagtacaattcggcgttgttcagaattacctTTCAGATGAAGCTCTATAGAGATACTATTACTAAGGAGATGTtattggaaaagactttcagcacattccaCGCCTCTAACATGCTCTTGTAG